Proteins from a genomic interval of Capsicum annuum cultivar UCD-10X-F1 chromosome 4, UCD10Xv1.1, whole genome shotgun sequence:
- the LOC107866805 gene encoding WD repeat-containing protein DWA2, with translation MQGGSNGIGYGLKYQARCIADVKADTDHTSFLTGTLSLKEENEVHLIRISSAGTELICEGLFSHPNEIWDLASCPFDQRIFSTVFSSGDTYGAAIWQIPELYGQLNSPQLERIASLDAHSSKIKCTLWWPTGRHDKLVSIDEQNLFLWSFDTSKKNAQVQSQESAGVLHSLSGGAWDSHDYNALALTSESSVQLWDLRTMKKTTSIDHPHVRNLDYNVKRKHMLVTAEDESGIHIWDLRMLKFPVLDLPGHTHWTWTVKCNPEYEDLILSAGTDSAVNLWLASPPSGDNPTSESFDSPIKPVDPLLNSYSDYEDSVYGLAWSCREPWIFASLSYDGRVVVESTKSHLPRK, from the exons ATGCAAGGAGGATCAAATGGAATCGGTTATGGTCTCAAATATCAG GCACGATGTATCGCCGATGTGAAAGCTGATACGGATCATACTAGTTTCCTTACCGGAACTCTTAGCcttaaagaagaaaatgag GTGCATCTGATACGGATTTCTTCAGCTGGTACTGAACTGATCTGTGAAGGTCTTTTTTCTCATCCTAATGAGATCTGGGACCTTGCTTCGTGTCCGTTTGATCAACGTATTTTCTCTACTGTTTTTTCTTCCG GTGACACATATGGGGCAGCAATATGGCAGATCCCTGAGTTGTATGGCCAGTTGAATTCTCCACAACTAGAGAGGATAGCGTCTCTTGATGCTCATAGTTCGAAGATAAAGTG CACACTTTGGTGGCCAACAGGAAGACATGACAAGTTGGTTAGCATTGATGAGCAGAATCTTTTCCTCTGGAGCTTTGATACTTCAAAGAAGAACGCACAG GTACAATCACAAGAATCAGCAGGTGTGCTACATTCTTTATCTGGGGGCGCATGGGATTCTCATGATTATAATGCTCTAGCGCTAACAAGTGAATCATCAGTTCAACTTTGGGATCTACGGACAATGAA gaaaacaacttcaattgatcatCCCCATGTCCGTAATTTGGATTACAATGTGAAGAGAAAACATATGCTT GTAACGGCTGAAGATGAATCTGGGATACATATATGGGATCTTAGAATGCTGAAGTTTCCAGTCCTTGACCTCCCTGGACATACTCACTG GACATGGACTGTCAAATGCAATCCCGAATATGAAGACTTAATTCTG AGTGCTGGAACTGATTCTGCTGTCAATCTGTGGCTGGCTTCTCCGCCTAGTGGTGACAACCCAACTTCAGAGAG CTTTGACTCCCCTATTAAGCCAGTGGATCCATTGCTTAATTCATACAGTGACTATGAAGACAGTGTATATG GACTTGCTTGGAGCTGTCGAGAGCCATGGATATTTGCATCATTGTCATATGATGGAAGG GTGGTTGTAGAATCAACAAAgtctcatcttccaagaaaatAA
- the LOC107866803 gene encoding uncharacterized protein LOC107866803 isoform X2, which yields MSSLTLKPTFLLQSYVSSSVGNRRLCSGFIIFQKKTFSKQKFNLRAQSFDSSQNNSENGSKSSEKNDSKLPNGSVKSRREILLEYVQNVQPEFMELFVKRAPQQVVEAMRQTVTNMIGTLPPQFFAITVTTVAENLAQLMYSVLMTGYMFRNAQFRLELQQSLEQVALPEAQEEKDSPDYASGTQKKVTGEVIRWNNVTGPEKIDALKYIELLEAEVEELNRQMERKSAGGYNELLEYLKTLEPQNIKELTSTAGEDVVLAMNAFIKRLLAVSDPSQMKTSVTETSAPELAKLLYWLMVVGYSIRNIEVRFDMERVLGTPPKLAELPPGENV from the exons ATGTCTTCGTTAACGTTGAAGCCAACGTTTCTGTTACAATCTTATGTTTCTTCGTCTGTCGGAAATCGACGGCTTTGTTCAGGATTTATTATCTTTCAGAAGAAAACATTTAGCAAACAGAAATTCAATTTGAGAGCTCAATCTTTCGATTCATCGCAAAATAACAGCGAAAATGGTAGTAAAAGCTCCGAGAAAAATGATTCTAAACTTCCCAATGGCTCTGTG AAGAGCAGAAGGGAAATTCTACTGGAGTATGTGCAAAATGTACAACCAGAATTCATGGAGTTGTTTGTGAAAAGGGCACCACAGCAG GTAGTTGAGGCAATGCGCCAAACAGTGACAAATATGATTGGAACATTACCTCCACAATTTTTCGCCATTACTGTAACCACG GTCGCTGAAAATCTTGCTCAGCTTATGTATAGTGTGTTGATGACTGGATATATGTTTAGGAATGCTCAATTTCGGTTAGAATTGCAACAAAGCCTGGAACAGGTTGCCCTTCCTGAAGCACAGGAGGAAAAA GATTCACCAGATTATGCATCAGGTACCCAGAAAAAGGTGACTGGAGAAGTCATAAGGTGGAATAATGTTACAGGTCCTGAAAAAATAGATGCTTTGAAGTATATCGAGTTGCTTGAAGCAGAAGTGGAGGAATTGAATCGTCAAATGGAAAGGAAATCTGCTGGTGGTTATAATGAGCTGTTGGAGTATCTAAAGACTCTTGAGCCCCAAAATATCAAG GAGCTAACCAGTACAGCCGGAGAAGATGTTGTGCTTGCCATGAATGCTTTCATTAAGCGTCTCTTAGCTGTTTCAGATCCTAGTCAAATGAAG ACTAGTGTAACAGAGACAAGTGCCCCAGAACTTGCCAAACTGCTTTATTGGCTCATGGTGGTTGGTTATAGCATACGGAATATTGAAGTCCGCTTTGATATGGAACGGGTACTAGGTACTCCTCCAAAGCTCGCTGAGCTGCCTCCCGGTGAAAATGTTTAG
- the LOC107866803 gene encoding uncharacterized protein LOC107866803 isoform X1 has translation MSSLTLKPTFLLQSYVSSSVGNRRLCSGFIIFQKKTFSKQKFNLRAQSFDSSQNNSENGSKSSEKNDSKLPNGSVQKSRREILLEYVQNVQPEFMELFVKRAPQQVVEAMRQTVTNMIGTLPPQFFAITVTTVAENLAQLMYSVLMTGYMFRNAQFRLELQQSLEQVALPEAQEEKDSPDYASGTQKKVTGEVIRWNNVTGPEKIDALKYIELLEAEVEELNRQMERKSAGGYNELLEYLKTLEPQNIKELTSTAGEDVVLAMNAFIKRLLAVSDPSQMKTSVTETSAPELAKLLYWLMVVGYSIRNIEVRFDMERVLGTPPKLAELPPGENV, from the exons ATGTCTTCGTTAACGTTGAAGCCAACGTTTCTGTTACAATCTTATGTTTCTTCGTCTGTCGGAAATCGACGGCTTTGTTCAGGATTTATTATCTTTCAGAAGAAAACATTTAGCAAACAGAAATTCAATTTGAGAGCTCAATCTTTCGATTCATCGCAAAATAACAGCGAAAATGGTAGTAAAAGCTCCGAGAAAAATGATTCTAAACTTCCCAATGGCTCTGTG CAGAAGAGCAGAAGGGAAATTCTACTGGAGTATGTGCAAAATGTACAACCAGAATTCATGGAGTTGTTTGTGAAAAGGGCACCACAGCAG GTAGTTGAGGCAATGCGCCAAACAGTGACAAATATGATTGGAACATTACCTCCACAATTTTTCGCCATTACTGTAACCACG GTCGCTGAAAATCTTGCTCAGCTTATGTATAGTGTGTTGATGACTGGATATATGTTTAGGAATGCTCAATTTCGGTTAGAATTGCAACAAAGCCTGGAACAGGTTGCCCTTCCTGAAGCACAGGAGGAAAAA GATTCACCAGATTATGCATCAGGTACCCAGAAAAAGGTGACTGGAGAAGTCATAAGGTGGAATAATGTTACAGGTCCTGAAAAAATAGATGCTTTGAAGTATATCGAGTTGCTTGAAGCAGAAGTGGAGGAATTGAATCGTCAAATGGAAAGGAAATCTGCTGGTGGTTATAATGAGCTGTTGGAGTATCTAAAGACTCTTGAGCCCCAAAATATCAAG GAGCTAACCAGTACAGCCGGAGAAGATGTTGTGCTTGCCATGAATGCTTTCATTAAGCGTCTCTTAGCTGTTTCAGATCCTAGTCAAATGAAG ACTAGTGTAACAGAGACAAGTGCCCCAGAACTTGCCAAACTGCTTTATTGGCTCATGGTGGTTGGTTATAGCATACGGAATATTGAAGTCCGCTTTGATATGGAACGGGTACTAGGTACTCCTCCAAAGCTCGCTGAGCTGCCTCCCGGTGAAAATGTTTAG